The Flavobacterium sp. N2270 genome contains the following window.
AGCGATAATATCAAACCGAACCTCAACCTCTAAATCATTTAAAATCACATATTCATTAACAGCCTTTACTAATAACTGAATTTTTTTAGGTTTTACGAAATCTTGAGGCAAGCCAAAATCGATACTCGAACGTGTTTTAACTTCAATAACTGCTAAAACATTATCTTTTTGAGCAATAATATCAATTTCTGCCTTTTGAAAAGTCCAATTGGTCTCTAAAACAGTATATCCATTTTCTTGAAGAAATTCAACAGCTAATTCTTCGCCAAGCTTTCCTAAATCGTTATGTTCAGCCATGTCATTCCGAGTTTACGAAGCAATCTTACTTAAACTTCAATTTAACTTCTTTATCATTGACTTCAAAATCAACTTGCTTTCCTAAAATTAGCGTTCGATTATCTTTCATATGTCCTGCAGGAAAATCAAATGCAATTGGAATATTGTATTGCGAGGCTATTGCCGTGATAATTTGAACCGCATTTTGTCCGAAAGGAATTTCGTTGTCGTGCATGTCGGTCATTCCACCAACAATTAGTCCTTTTACATTCTCAAAATAACCATTACGCTTCATGTTTTGCATCATTCTATCTACATGATAAAGATACTCGTCTAAATCTTCAATGTAAAGAATCTTACCATTTGTATCTAATGAAGATTTTGAGCCAAATAAACTATAAAGTATCGATAAGTTCCCTCCAACTAATTCACCAGCTGCTTTTCCTTTTACATTATAAGAAACTGTTGGAATCACATATTCTATAGGCTCTCCAAAAAGTGCTTTTCTCAATGTTTCCTTAACTTCTTCAGGTGCTTTTGGAACTGTAAATGGCATTATAGAATGCAAAGTTGCCACGCGCTCAACGTTAGCATGACTATGTAAAACCGTAACATCACTAAAACCCATAATCCATTTTGGATGCTTTTTAAATTTAGTAAAATCAAGCATATCAATAATACGAACAGTTCCATAACCTCCACGAGCACACCAAATAGCTTTGATATTATCATCATCCATCATGTTTTGAAAATCGACAGCGCGCTGAGCATCTGTCCCACCAAGCTGACAACTATCTAAACCTATAGTATTACCAAGCTTAGTTTTTAAACCCCATGATTCTAGTAATTCTTTTGCAGGGATTGCATCTTCTGGGAAAAATTTACGCGCAGTACAAACAATGGCGACGGTATCGCCTTTTTTTAAATAAGGAGGAATTTTCATTTTCTTTTGGGAATGAGAAAAGTTTGAAATTAGTAAAAACAAAAAAATAAATCTAAACATAGCAGATTTCTTTATCTCAAAAGTAAACAAAATCAAACAAAAATTCGTCATTTCATGCTTAATGAATTATTTTTGTGCCAAATTTCAATGTATTATGATTCAAAATCCTAAAAGATATACAATTACTGCGGCTTTGCCTTATACAAACGGACCTATTCACATTGGTCATTTAGCAGGTGTTTATGTTCCTTCTGATATATATGCACGTTACCTTCGTATGCAAGGAAAAGATGTTGCTTTTATGTGCGGAAGCGATGAGCATGGAGTTGCTATTTCAATGAAAGCAAAGAAAGAAGGTATTACACCACAACAAGTAATTGATAAATACGACGGAATTATTCGTCAATCTTTTATTGATTTTGGAATTTCATTTGACAATTACTCAAGAACTTCAGCGAAAATCCATCACGATACAGCTCAGGAGTTTTTTAAAAAATTATATGACAACGGCGACTTTATTGAAGAAGTTACTGAGCAATTGTATGATGCAAAAGCTGACCAATTTTTAGCAGATCGTTTTGTTACAGGAACTTGTCCTAAATGCGATAATCCAGAAGCTTATGGCGATCAATGTGAAAAATGTGGTTCTACTTTAAACGCTACCGATTTAATTAATCCGAAATCGACAATTACTGGTGAAACTCCAATTATGAAAGCAACTAAACATTGGTTTTTACCTTTAAATAGATACGATTCTTTTTTGCGTGAATGGATTTTAGAAGGTCACAAAAACGACTGGAAACCTAATGTTTACGGACAAGTAAAATCATGGGTTGATGGCGGTTTAGAACCAAGAGCCGTAACACGTGATTTAGATTGGGGAATTGACGTTCCGGTTGAAGGCGCAGAAGGAAAAAAATTATACGTATGGTTTGATGCTCCTATTGGATACATTTCAGCTACTAAGGAATGGGCTGCAAGAGAAGGAAAAGAATGGGAACCATATTGGAAAGATGAAGAAACAAAATTGGTTCATTTTATTGGTAAAGACAATATTGTTTTTCATTGTGTAATTTTTCCAGCCATGTTAAAAGCAGAAGGAAGTTATATTTTACCCGATAATGTGCCAGCGAATGAGTTTTTAAATTTAGAAGGAAATAAACTTTCTACCTCTAAAAACTGGGCAGTTTGGTTACACGAATATTTACAAGATTTTCCAAACAAACAAGATGCGTTACGTTATGCTTTAACAGCAAATGCTCCAGAAAGCAAAGACAACGATTTTACTTGGAAAGATTTTCAAGCAAGAAATAATAACGAATTGGCTTCTATTTTAGGGAACTTTGTAAATCGTGTTATTGTTCTAACGAATAAATATTATGACGGAATTGTTCCAACTCCAAATGAGTTTACTGAATTAGATGTACAAACATTAACCGAATTAAAAGCATATCCTGAAGTTATTGCCTCATCAATTGAGCGCTATCGTTTTAGAGAAGCTTTAGGTGAAATGATGAATGTTGCGCGTTTAGGGAATAAATATTTGACCGAAACTGAACCTTGGATTACAATAAAAGAAAATCCTGAAAG
Protein-coding sequences here:
- a CDS encoding S66 peptidase family protein translates to MKIPPYLKKGDTVAIVCTARKFFPEDAIPAKELLESWGLKTKLGNTIGLDSCQLGGTDAQRAVDFQNMMDDDNIKAIWCARGGYGTVRIIDMLDFTKFKKHPKWIMGFSDVTVLHSHANVERVATLHSIMPFTVPKAPEEVKETLRKALFGEPIEYVIPTVSYNVKGKAAGELVGGNLSILYSLFGSKSSLDTNGKILYIEDLDEYLYHVDRMMQNMKRNGYFENVKGLIVGGMTDMHDNEIPFGQNAVQIITAIASQYNIPIAFDFPAGHMKDNRTLILGKQVDFEVNDKEVKLKFK
- the metG gene encoding methionine--tRNA ligase, translated to MIQNPKRYTITAALPYTNGPIHIGHLAGVYVPSDIYARYLRMQGKDVAFMCGSDEHGVAISMKAKKEGITPQQVIDKYDGIIRQSFIDFGISFDNYSRTSAKIHHDTAQEFFKKLYDNGDFIEEVTEQLYDAKADQFLADRFVTGTCPKCDNPEAYGDQCEKCGSTLNATDLINPKSTITGETPIMKATKHWFLPLNRYDSFLREWILEGHKNDWKPNVYGQVKSWVDGGLEPRAVTRDLDWGIDVPVEGAEGKKLYVWFDAPIGYISATKEWAAREGKEWEPYWKDEETKLVHFIGKDNIVFHCVIFPAMLKAEGSYILPDNVPANEFLNLEGNKLSTSKNWAVWLHEYLQDFPNKQDALRYALTANAPESKDNDFTWKDFQARNNNELASILGNFVNRVIVLTNKYYDGIVPTPNEFTELDVQTLTELKAYPEVIASSIERYRFREALGEMMNVARLGNKYLTETEPWITIKENPERVKTQMYVALQITTALSVLCEPFLPFTASKLKTMLNKNENDIKWSDISINSNLLESNHKIGQAEILFSKIEDEEIQKQIDKLEATKKNNEMDNATAEPQKETATFDDFTKLDLRVGTILEAEKMPKANKLLVLKVDTGIDVRTIVSGIAEHFSPEEVIGKRVTVLVNLAPRALRGVESAGMILMTNLPDGKLVFVNPDTEGVMNGALIS
- a CDS encoding YraN family protein → MAEHNDLGKLGEELAVEFLQENGYTVLETNWTFQKAEIDIIAQKDNVLAVIEVKTRSSIDFGLPQDFVKPKKIQLLVKAVNEYVILNDLEVEVRFDIIAIYKENQKFNIEHIKEAFFYF